GTCTTCCAGGACTATGTGGCAATGTCACTTCTCAAAAAGAGAAGATATAAAGTCCTGCTTAAATAGCACCAGACTTTATGGCAGTAGGTACCATGCTTAACTATATTATCTTCAGGGGCTAAAATTTCTGCTGATAATAGTTACAAACATCTAAATAATAAATGAGTTGGttaaaaagaactttttaaaaggtTTGGAAGTGCTTTTGAGCTGGGGAGATGTTTTGATGGTTGAAAGCACTTACTCGCACAAGCATTAAAGACCCTGGTTCAAAcacccagaactcacataaggACTAGACACCCATGGCAGAAGCATCTATATTTCTCAATTCTCCTTTAAGAAGATGGGAGGCAGATACAAGAGAATCTCTAGAAGCTCTGGCAACAGCTTATATATACAGCAGAAAAAACagcaatgagaccctgtctgaaataAGGTGGAAGGCTATCCcagggttgtcttctgacctccacaaatgtcTTGGTCCAAACATGCCTGAAttgtagatacacacacatacaatgattGTCAATAAGACCAGGATTTGGAAATGATGTGGACAAAGTTGTACATGTAGATTTTGCTACTTGCAGTGTAAGTTGCTACAACCAATTTGGAAACCTAGTTGGAAATATCTACTGAAAGTTTACTTATACAACTCTACCCCCAAGAAGTGAATGTTCATCACAATTGCAAATATACATCTagccaaatatatatatatatatatatatatatattcatattattatttaaaacagacAAATATTACACTAAGACAAATTAATAATACAGTAAAAACTTGTGACATACTCCACTAGAATAAtttatgttaataataataaaataagattaaaagtggtattatgtatacattttatgaACACAATATAGAGTGAAAGAAGATTAACACACAGCAGTTGGTACTCTACAAGGAACTTACATAAACCCCAAAGCCACAAGACCACACAATTGAAAGTCAGCATGATTGCTATACTTGGGCCAATAGTGCTTGTAAAGGATCATTTATGTAGTACCTGGGACGTTAGTGATGCTTTATTTTTCCCTGGCATTGATGGCATGTTGTGTTCTTAACTTGTAAAAACACATTCAGCTGAACATTAAGGATTTTCTTTGTCATGCTATACTTTGAGTTAAAGGTTTAACTATTTCTTTGACCACAGGGATGAAGACtgaacaaaaaacccacaactgtctgtgaaAGAGTGTTTCCATTGAACCACGTTTTCTTGGATATGGTTTGCAACATCATTTATGACCATTCCATCAACAAtgatttaaataaagaaaatgatgttAAAGCAGTTTGCAATTTCAACTTAGATTCAAGTAgaatacacagaaaatacaaCTAGTATTTGATCTTTATTAAGGCAAACTTCACCACAGCTGAGCCTGTTGGTTCATGCTAATAATCTGACTTAGGACGACACAAGCAGATGGATCACCACAAATTTTTGGCCAATGTGTATTTAACGTTCCAGATCAGCTAGGGTTACAAAGTAAGACTGCatctcaaataacaaaacaaattgccACTAACAATAAAAGAAGTTCTTATTCCTTACAGTAAATACCAGTTctaaaaaagagcaaaaaatacAAACTCATCCATGCATTGGTAGGGCatagacatataaacaaacagctgggcactggtggcgtacacctttaatcccagcacgtgggaggaagaggtggaactctgagtttgaggccagcctggtctacaaagctacacagagaaaccgtgactcgaaaaaataaaaagaaagaaagaaagaaggaaggaaatataaacaaacacGATGGAGTAGAATCAAACTTTCTATACTAGGATGAAATCTGAAtagacaaatacaaaacaaaagataaacacACATTTCAGGAAGAAGATTCACTGCACTCTGTATCAGGAATAGTTAACGATAAATGAggtaaatacttaaaaataactaACGGCTCTAATAGAATTCAAAGCTGTTACGCACAGgagcattttctctttcttcagcagTCGCCTGAGTCTGAAGGTTAGGAAATAATGGTTTAAGAAATTTAAACTCATTTGTTCCAGTACCACCTTTCAGACACACCTCATACTGGTAGCTCTGGGACAGGGTCCCCGAGCCACTGATGTCCATCAGGTGACCAGGAAAGTGTCCCTCAGGCAAAGAGCAATCACGCAGAGAGGTCTCCCTGGCCCTCCTGCACAGCCTCACACCCACGAAAAGCagcacagagaagaggaagagggaagacacTGACGCCAAGGCAATGACTAAATAGAGTGTGAGCACATTATCATCCTGCACTGAGTCGGGCGCcacctcaggcagaggcaggtagggcTGAGAGAAGCCATCCACCAACAGCACATGCAGAGTGACACTGGCAGACCTAGGAGGATCCCCATTGTCCTTGACCGCCACCAGCAGCCTGTGCTTGGGAGCATCGCGCTCACTCAGCAGCCTGGAGGTGCGCACCTCGCCATTGTGAGCCCACACGGTGAACAGCCCTGGTTCCGTGGCCTTGAGCAGCTGGAAGGACAGCCAGGCATTCTGGCCAGAGTCACGGTCCACAGCCACCACCTTGGTGACCAGGTAGCCTGGCTCCGCCGCCCTGGGCAGCAGCTCTGTGAAGGGAGCAGACGCGTTCTGCAGAGGATAGAGCACGAAGGGCGCATTGTCATTGGCGTCCAGCACGAGCACGCGCACCAGCGCCTGGCTGCTGAGCGCAGGCGAGCCTTGGTCTGTGGCGCCCACGCGGAACTCGAAGGTCTGCAGGGCCTCATAGTCCAGCGCCCTGAGCGCGAACAGCTGCCCGTTGTCTGCATTGATGGAGATGAGCGAGGAGAGGGCCAGCTGAGGGTCGTGGGTGGGCAGCAGCGAGTAGGTGATGTGGGCATTGGAGCCTGAGTCTGAGTCTGTGGCGCTGATGGTGCCTATGCGCAAGGCGGGGCTGTTGTTCTCCTGGACAAACAGGGTGTAGGAGGTTTGTGTGAAGGCGGGGGCGTTGTCGTTGACATCGGACACCTGCACTGTTATGGTGTGCTGGGTTGTGAGCCTGGGTGTGCCCAGGTCGTTGACTGTGATGGTGATGTTGTACtcagctctgctctctctgtccagtGGTCCCTCTGTCACTAAAGTGTAATAGTTCTTGAAAGTGGGTTTTAAGAGAAATGGGAGATCGTTCTGAATAGAACACACCACCCTTCCATTGTCCCCGGAATCTGGGTCAGAAACACTGAAAACAGCAACTACAGTCTCCAGGGAGTTTTCTGGGATAGGGCTTGTGAGCTTTCTGATAGTCAGCTCTGGGGCATTGTCATTCACATCCAACACCTGTACAGCCACAGTGCATTTCCCCGAAAGGCCACCTCCATCCGTGGCCGCAATTTCTATGTTATAATGGTTAGTTACCTCGAAATCCAACTGTTTACTCAGACGAATTTCTCCTGTGACCCCGTCTATTACAAATGGTTGAGAAGCTCCACCGCCTTGAAACAGAGAGTAGACTACATTCCCATGTATCCCAGCATCTAAATCCATGGCAGAGACTGTCAGAACTAAAGCATTGACAGGGCTGTTCTCAGGGACCTGAACCTCATAGAGCGACTGTACAAACTGGGGGGCGTTATCATTGATATCCAGGACTTCAATGCGAACTGTGGTCGTCCCAGACCTGGGCGGAGACCCTCCATCCACAGCAGTGAGGGTTAAAGTGAGCTCAGGCTGCTCCTCCCTGTCCAGAGCTCTGTCCAGCACCAGCTCTGGGTATTTCCTGCCATCAGCTCGACTGAgagtgaccacatggaaatggaGGTTGGAGCTGACTGTGTAGTTCTGAACAGCATTGTTCCCTATGTCAGAGTCCTGAGCTGCCTTCAGAGGAAACACAGTTCCTGGTTGGACATTCTCTGGGATTTTTAGGAGCATTTCCCTGTGAGGGAACTCTGGAGAATGGTCGTTTATGTCTGTGAGCTGCAGGTCAGTTT
This DNA window, taken from Cricetulus griseus strain 17A/GY chromosome 2, alternate assembly CriGri-PICRH-1.0, whole genome shotgun sequence, encodes the following:
- the LOC113830736 gene encoding protocadherin beta-6-like isoform X2 — encoded protein: METALRQTAEKRQVFFLTILLLWGEAGSETIRYSMPEETESGYLVANLEKALGLRVGELATRGAQIHYKGNKELLQLDTETGNLLLKEKLDREELCGVTEPCLLHFQLILENPVQFFQTDLQLTDINDHSPEFPHREMLLKIPENVQPGTVFPLKAAQDSDIGNNAVQNYTVSSNLHFHVVTLSRADGRKYPELVLDRALDREEQPELTLTLTAVDGGSPPRSGTTTVRIEVLDINDNAPQFVQSLYEVQVPENSPVNALVLTVSAMDLDAGIHGNVVYSLFQGGGASQPFVIDGVTGEIRLSKQLDFEVTNHYNIEIAATDGGGLSGKCTVAVQVLDVNDNAPELTIRKLTSPIPENSLETVVAVFSVSDPDSGDNGRVVCSIQNDLPFLLKPTFKNYYTLVTEGPLDRESRAEYNITITVNDLGTPRLTTQHTITVQVSDVNDNAPAFTQTSYTLFVQENNSPALRIGTISATDSDSGSNAHITYSLLPTHDPQLALSSLISINADNGQLFALRALDYEALQTFEFRVGATDQGSPALSSQALVRVLVLDANDNAPFVLYPLQNASAPFTELLPRAAEPGYLVTKVVAVDRDSGQNAWLSFQLLKATEPGLFTVWAHNGEVRTSRLLSERDAPKHRLLVAVKDNGDPPRSASVTLHVLLVDGFSQPYLPLPEVAPDSVQDDNVLTLYLVIALASVSSLFLFSVLLFVGVRLCRRARETSLRDCSLPEGHFPGHLMDISGSGTLSQSYQYEVCLKGGTGTNEFKFLKPLFPNLQTQATAEERENAPVRNSFEFY